Proteins from one Oncorhynchus masou masou isolate Uvic2021 chromosome 12, UVic_Omas_1.1, whole genome shotgun sequence genomic window:
- the LOC135549846 gene encoding synaptic vesicle glycoprotein 2A-like, with protein sequence MEDGYQNKTAFIKGAKDIAKEVKRQAAKKVGRGVDKMTDEYSKRSYARFEENDDDDYPVVPGGQDGGYYRGDSQAANDEEGGHSDSTEGHDEDDEIYEGEYQGIPRADSSKAADGLAGGDGQQFRDMAQFEGERRKDQEELAQQYETILQECGHGKFQWTLYFVLGLALMADGVEIFVVGFVLPSAEKDMCLSEESKGMLGLIVYLGMMVGAFMWGGLADRIGRRQSLLICLSINSVFSFFSSFVQGYSTFLLCRLLSGVGIGGSIPIVFSYYSEFLAQEKRGEHLSWLCMFWMIGGIYASAMAWAIIPHYGWSFQMGSAYQFHSWRVFVLVCAFPSVAAIASLTTMPESPRFFLENGKHDEGWMILKQVHDTNMRAKGHPEKVFSVTTIKTVKQMDELVDMGGDISTLRRYKLKLTSLFHQVRSNFLAIFNPEYRRTTFMMMAVWFTMSFSYYGLTVWFPDMIKYIQKQEYASRTKFFTKERVEHVTFNFTLENQVHRQGQYFNDKFMNLKMKSMVFEDSVFEECYFEDITSSRSFFRNCTFIATLFYNTDLFQNRIINSKLVNSTFLHNKEGCLLDFTDDNNAYMIYFVSFLGTLAVLPGNIVSALLMDKIGRLRMLAGSSVISCVSCFFLSFGSTESGMIALLCLFGGISIASWNALDVLTVELYPSDKRTTAFGFLNALCKLAAVLGISIFQSFVGITKAVPILFAAGALAAGSFLALKLPETRGQVLQ encoded by the exons ATGGAGGACGGCTATCAGAACAAGACAGCCTTTATAAAGGGCGCCAAAGACATTGCCAAAGAGGTCAAGCGCCAGGCGGCCAAGAAAGTGGGCCGCGGTGTGGACAAGATGACCGACGAGTACAGCAAACGCTCCTACGCCCGCTTTGAGGAAAACGACGACGATGACTACCCTGTAGTGCCTGGGGGGCAGGACGGTGGCTACTACCGGGGCGACAGCCAGGCAGCCAATGACGAGGAAGGTGGCCACAGCGACTCCACAGAAGGTCACGACGAAGACGACGAGATCTACGAGGGCGAGTACCAGGGCATTCCCCGCGCTGACTCGAGCAAGGCTGCTGACGGCCTAGCAGGGGGAGATGGGCAGCAGTTCAGGGACATGGCACAGTTTGAGGGGGAACGGCGGAAGGACCAAGAAGAGCTAGCCCAGCAGTACGAGACCATCCTGCAGGAGTGTGGCCATGGGAAGTTCCAGTGGACCCTCTACTTTGTGCTGGGGCTGGCGCTCATGGCAGACGGTGTGGAGATCTTCGTAGTGGGCTTTGTGCTCCCCAGCGCCGAGAAAGATATGTGTCTGTCCGAGGAAAGCAAGGGCATGTTGG GTCTGATTGTTTATCTGGGAATGATGGTCGGGGCGTTCATGTGGGGTGGGCTCGCTGACCGGATCGGCCGACGGCAGTCCCTtctcatctgtctctccatcAACAGtgtcttctccttcttctcctcctttgtTCAGGGCTACAGCACCTTTCTCTTATGCAGACTACTTTCTGGTGTTGG GATCGGTGGTTCCATCCCCATTGTGTTCTCCTACTACTCAGAGTTTCTGGCCCAGGAGAAACGTGGGGAGCACCTCAGTTGGCTCTGCATGTTCTGGATGATTGGTGGCATCTATGCCTCAGCTATGGCATGGGCCATCATCCCAcactatg GCTGGAGTTTCCAGATGGGCTCTGCGTACCAGTTCCACAGCTGGCGTGTGTTCGTCCTGGTGTGTGCATTTCCCTCTGTTGCGGCTATTGCTTCTCTCACCACCATGCCAGAAAGCCCTCGCTTCTTCTTAGAG AACGGCAAACACGACGAAGGCTGGATGATTCTGAAACAAGTTCACGACACCAACATGAGAGCAAAGGGGCACCCAGAGAAGGTGTTTTCT GTCACCACCATCAAGACTGTAAAGCAGATGGATGAGCTGGTGGACATGGGGGGAGACATATCAACTTTGCGACGCTATAAATTGAAGCTGACCAGCCTATTCCACCAG GTGCGGAGTAACTTCTTGGCCATCTTCAATCCAGAATACAGAAGGACCACCTTCATGATGATGGCTGTCTGGTTTACCATGTCGTTCAG CTACTATGGGCTGACAGTGTGGTTCCCTGACATGATCAAGTACATCCAGAAGCAGGAATATGCCTCGCGCACCAAGTTCTTCACCAAGGAGCGAGTGGAGCATGTCACTTTTAACTTCACCTTGGAGAACCAGGTGCACCGCCAAGGACAGTACTTCAACGACAA GTTCATGAACCTTAAGATGAAGTCCATGGTGTTTGAGGACTCAGTGTTTGAGGAGTGCTACTTCGAGGACATCACCTCTAGCAGAAGCTTCTTCAGAAACTGCACCTTCATCGCAACTCTCTTTTACAATACAG ACTTGTTCCAGAACAGAATCATCAACAGCAAACTTGTAAACAGCACCTTCCTACACAACAAGGAAGGCTGTCTGCTGGACTTCACTGATGACAACAACGCCTACATGATCTACTTTGTCAGTTTCCTGGGCACATTGGCCGTGTTACCCGGCAACATTGTGTCAGCCCTGCTGATGGACAAAATTGGACGTCTGAGGATGTTGG CGGGATCAAGTGTCATATCTTGTGTCAGCTGTTTCTTCCTGTCATTCGGCAGTACCGAGTCGGGAATGATCGCCCTCTTATGTCTCTTCGGCGGCATCAGCATAGCTTCCTGGAATGCCCTGGATGTGTTGACTGTGGAACTGTACCCCTCGGATAAAAG GACAACTGCATTTGGCTTCTTAAATGCCCTTTGCAAGCTGGCTGCTGTCCTGGGCATAAGCATCTTCCAGTCCTTCGTAGGCATCACCAAGGCTGTGCCCATCTTGTTTGCTGCGGGCGCACTCGCAGCCGGCAGTTTCCTGGCTCTAAAGCTGCCTGAAACACGGGGCCAGGTGCTGCAGTAG